A DNA window from Setaria viridis chromosome 2, Setaria_viridis_v4.0, whole genome shotgun sequence contains the following coding sequences:
- the LOC117842370 gene encoding aquaporin PIP2-6, with amino-acid sequence MGKEVDVSALEAGGARDYVDPPPAPLVDIDELGKWSLYRAVIAEFVATLLFLYITVATVIGYKHQTDASASGPDAACGGVGILGIAWAFGGMIFILVYCTAGISGGHINPAVTFGLFLARKVSLVRAVLYMAAQCLGAICGVALVKGFQSGFYARYGGGANEVSAGYSTGTGLAAEIIGTFVLVYTVFSATDPKRNARDSHVPVLAPLPIGFAVFMVHLATIPITGTGINPARSLGAAVVYNNNKAWSDQWIFWVGPFIGAAIAALYHQIVLRASARGYGSFRSNS; translated from the exons ATGGGTAAGGAGGTCGACGTGTCCGCtctcgaggccggcggcgcccgcgacTATGTCgacccaccgccggcgccgctagTGGACATCGACGAGCTCGGCAAGTGGTCCCTGTACCGCGCCGTGATCGCCGAGTTCGTGGCCACGCTGCTGTTCCTGTACATCACggtggcgacggtgatcgggtaTAAGCACCAGACGGACGCGTCGGCGTCGGGCCCCGACGCGGCGTGTGGCGGCGTGGGCATCCTCGGCATCGCGTGGGCGTTCGGCGGCATGATCTTCATCCTCGTCTACTGCACCGCCGGCATCTCCGGCGGCCACATCAACCCCGCGGTCACCTTCGGCCTCTTCCTGGCGCGCAAGGTGTCCCTGGTGCGCGCGGTGCTGTACATGGCGGCGCAGTGCCTGGGTGCCATCTGCGGCGTCGCGCTCGTCAAGGGCTTCCAGAGCGGCTTCTACGCtcgctacggcggcggcgccaacgAGGTCAGCGCCGGGTACTCCACCGGCACCGGCCTCGCCGCTGAGATCATTGGCACCTTTGTGCTCGTGTACACCGTCTTCTCCGCCACGGATCCCAAGCGCAACGCCCGCGACTCACACGTCCCG GTGTTGGCGCCGCTGCCAATTGGGTTCGCTGTGTTCATGGTGCACCTGGCGACGATCCCGATAACCGGCACGGGGATCAACCCGGCGAGGagcctcggcgccgccgtcgtgtacaacaacaacaaggcCTGGAGCGACCAG TGGATCTTCTGGGTGGGTCCGTTCATCGGGGCGGCGATCGCGGCGCTGTACCATCAGATCGTCCTCCGCGCCAGCGCCAGGGGCTACGGCTCCTTCCGGAGCAACTCCTAG
- the LOC117842323 gene encoding ATP synthase subunit d, mitochondrial, giving the protein MSGNGVVKKVADAAAKAGKAIDWDGLAKMLVSEEARKEFATLRRTFEDVNHQLQTKFSQEPQPIDWEYYRKGIGSKVVDMYKEAYESIEIPKYVDTVTPQYKPKFDALLVEMKEAEKASLKESERIEKEIAEMKEMKKKISTMTADEYFAKHPELKQKFDDEIRNDYWGY; this is encoded by the exons ATGAGCGGGAACGGCGTGGTGAAGAAGGTGGCGGACGCCGCGGCGAAGGCTGGCAAGGCGATCGACTGGGACGGCCTGGCGAAGATGCTCGTCTCCGAGGAGGCCCGCAAGGAGTTCGCCACCCTCCGCCGCACCTTCGAGGACGTCAACCACCAGCTCCAGACCAAGTTCTCTCAG GAACCCCAGCCAATTGACTGGGAGTACTACAGAAAAGGAATCGGATCAAAAGTTGTCGATATGTACAAGGAGGCGTACGAAA GCATAGAGATCCCCAAGTATGTTGACACTGTCACTCCACAGTACAAGCCAAAGTTTGATGCTCTG TTGGTCGAAATGAAGGAAGCGGAAAAGGCATCACTAAAGGAATCAGAGAGGATAGAGAAAGAGATTGCTGAAATGAAGGAGATGAAG AAAAAGATCAGCACGATGACAGCTGACGAGTACTTTGCGAAGCACCCTGAACTCAAACAGAAGTTTGACGACGAGATCCGCAACGATTACTGGGGATACTAA